A segment of the Rhizobium bangladeshense genome:
TCGTATTGCCGAATTCGCCGCCTTCGCTGCCGCGACCAGGCTGAGGACGGCTGCTGAACGCGACGGCGGCGGTCACGAATGGGGGAGCGGATGGGAACGTCGCCCAGGTTGGACGTTTCGAAACCCGTTTGGAAACCGACCGCAAGAAATGGCCGAACCCGCCGTTCATGTGAGCTGGTATGAGGCACGCGACTATTGCACCTCAGTTGGCGGCCGGCTGCCGACCCGCGCCGAGTGGAAGCGTGCCGCCTATAGCGAACATGGAAGTGGATCGGGAGCGGGCTTCATCGCCGGAAAAACCTATGCCTATCCAACGGGAGATACACCGGAAGGGGCGAATACGAACGGTAGCGATCCGTGGTTTCGGCATGCCCCCGCGGGAACCACCCGCCAAAGCGTGAACGGGCTTTACGACATGGGTGGCAACGTGTGGGAGTGGCTCGCCGATCGAGACGGCGATAACGCGCTCACGGCTGGCGGGTCATGGTGGTACGGCCCGGACAAAATGCGCGAAGAAGCCATGCAGTGGAAGCCTGCCGACTTCTATGTCGTCTACATCGGCTTTCGCTGCGCCTACGACCTTAAATCGTAGCCTCGCCTGCTGAGAAGGCTCACACACTGTTGAACAGCGAGGCTCGATAACGTCCGATTTCCAGATGAATACGCCGGCCAGCAGTCCTATCGTTGAGCATCGTTTCTGCTGAATGGACTATGTGGGTGATTGGCTGGAGTCGAGTATTTGATGCAACAACAGAAGACCAAGATCGAAGGCTGGCAGTTGAACCTGGCGCCCCGGGACCATATGCGGATAGAGTGGTCCGGCGGTCGTTTTGAAACCGCCCGGCGGGGACGCACGCGAGGCGTCGAAGGCAGGATTGCACCGGACTTCCATCTGATCATGGTTACGCTGAATGGCGGCGCCGCGCATCACGCATTTCGAACCGACGACGGATTTCGCTATGAGGGCCGCGACGTCAAGGGCATGGTTTCCTTTCTGCCCGCCGGTTGCAGTCGCGAGCTTGTGCTTCGCGATGTGGCATGGGAATGGGGTGCGATCGCCATTGATCCGGGCGTGGGAAGCCCCCAGATCCTTGGCAGGAAGTCGTTCCTCATCAACCGTGACGATTTTATTTACGGCATGACGGCGCAGATGAGCGGCCTTCTCCATCGTGACGGCGGTCTGGACGCGACCTACTGCTCAACGATGGCCCTTGCCCTTTGCGAGTATCTCATGAATAGAGGCGAAGGGGGCAGTTCGCGCGGGGCGAAGGTGAAATACGCCCTGACGAGACGGCAGGTTCGCGATACCTACGACAGAATAGATGCCGGACTGGCGGAGCCGATCGCGATATCCGACCTATCGCTTCCGCTTGGGATCTCGGAGGGGCATTTCTTCCGAGCCTTTCGCGGAGCAACCGGCCAGACCCCTTTGGAAGCGATATCCAGCCGCCGTATGGAACGAGCGGCTCGTCTTTTGAGCGAGACGGATCTGCCGATCATCGAGATCGCGGCGCTCTGCGGGATCGCGAGTCCAAGTCACTTTGCGCGCTTGTTCCGCTCCCACACGGGCCATTCGCCCTCTCGGTGGCGAGATAAATGACTTGCTGGACCCCTCGTTTGAGGCCGTTCCCCGCTCAACTCGGCGGCGAGCCCTTGGGCAGCACCCCTGAGATCGGCCATTCGCCATGAAGTGACAGCCGTCTGACTTCGCGACCATCGGTGCCGGTGCCATTGTGGCGCTGTTCGACAGCAGGATCTTTTTAAGATTGCGTCTTAGCGATCCTTCGCTTTGCGCCATGCCTCGTACTTAGGCAGGTACTCATCCCTGGTCCTCGGGTAAAGGCCGATAATCGGATCGCCAGCCTTCACCTGATCCAGCACGAAGTCTTCATAAATCTCCATCTCAGTGCACTCCTCGGCGATCTCGTCGGCAAGGTGGGCGGGGATCACCATCACACCGTCGCCATCACCAAGCATCACGTCGCCCGGAAAGACCGGGGCATCGCCACAGGATATCGGTACGTTGATGTCCAGCGCTTCGTGCAGCGTGAGATTGGTCGGCGCCGATGGTCTCTGGTGGTAGGAAGGCATATCGAGACGGCCAATACCCTCAGCGTCGCGAAAGCCGCCGTCGGAGACAACACCGGCGCAGCC
Coding sequences within it:
- a CDS encoding formylglycine-generating enzyme family protein, with protein sequence MAFPASTTYLTLILLAFPAAATAGNDRVTIAGFAIDRTEVRIAEFAAFAAATRLRTAAERDGGGHEWGSGWERRPGWTFRNPFGNRPQEMAEPAVHVSWYEARDYCTSVGGRLPTRAEWKRAAYSEHGSGSGAGFIAGKTYAYPTGDTPEGANTNGSDPWFRHAPAGTTRQSVNGLYDMGGNVWEWLADRDGDNALTAGGSWWYGPDKMREEAMQWKPADFYVVYIGFRCAYDLKS
- a CDS encoding helix-turn-helix transcriptional regulator; this translates as MQQQKTKIEGWQLNLAPRDHMRIEWSGGRFETARRGRTRGVEGRIAPDFHLIMVTLNGGAAHHAFRTDDGFRYEGRDVKGMVSFLPAGCSRELVLRDVAWEWGAIAIDPGVGSPQILGRKSFLINRDDFIYGMTAQMSGLLHRDGGLDATYCSTMALALCEYLMNRGEGGSSRGAKVKYALTRRQVRDTYDRIDAGLAEPIAISDLSLPLGISEGHFFRAFRGATGQTPLEAISSRRMERAARLLSETDLPIIEIAALCGIASPSHFARLFRSHTGHSPSRWRDK
- a CDS encoding ribonuclease activity regulator RraA yields the protein MSDYVLSDAVRAKLMKISTASVATALYKRGLRNQFIQNVHPVSWKGVNMVGQAFTLRYIPAREDRNAITVFRNAEHPQRVAVETCPAGHVLVMDSRKDPRAASAGSILVTRLAVRGCAGVVSDGGFRDAEGIGRLDMPSYHQRPSAPTNLTLHEALDINVPISCGDAPVFPGDVMLGDGDGVMVIPAHLADEIAEECTEMEIYEDFVLDQVKAGDPIIGLYPRTRDEYLPKYEAWRKAKDR